In Megalops cyprinoides isolate fMegCyp1 chromosome 16, fMegCyp1.pri, whole genome shotgun sequence, the genomic window CACAGGAAGCGGACGGGGGGTAGATCTGGATGTCCAGGATGGCCCGGGCAGGTCCGAATTTGTCCCGGACACGCCGACACACACACCGAGGTCCGGACCTCCCCGCTgaggagggacacagagagagggcatgTTAAACCACGTTCACGCCACCAAAAACCCAGATCAAGGTGTTCAATAAGAGAATGTCACAGTAtctttttctcaaaaaaaaaaaaaaaaaatcgcacaAAAAATcagcatgtataaaaatgacagcGCAGTTGTTCTCTAGGTCTGTACATGAGCCGAGAATTGCACCTAAAGCCAGCGATGGTGAGCGCAAGTGCAGATATGAGTAGCAAAGTGAAAGAGACGTACTCTGGGCGAGGGCCACGCAGGTCACGGCAGCGAGGAGCAGGAGGACCTTGGTATTCATAGCGGCGGTTTGGCCTTCTGTGCACTGCTGGAGACGGCGATGTCAGAAatgagtgagcgagcgagtgagtgagtgagagaggaggtgcTCTGAGCGGCGCAAGAGGGGCACTTATATAGACCTGTCTCAGGCCTCACCTCACgccctctctctatctctgggGAAATTTCACCTGCTGGAAACTTGTAACCCAGAGGAAACGGAACCCTGACCGTTCTAAAAAATTTTTAAAGCCCTGCACCCTGCAAGCCCCCgccaccccaaccccctgctGCTCACACTCCACGCAACCAAGTCGTACCTTTGCCTTTGCCCAAATTGTCATCTCAGATTGTAAAGTTGTATTTATTGAACATGACTGGATTATGactcttttacattacattaccttacatgcatttaacagtcgctcttctccagagcgacttccatcataatagaacataagtgtatccattcaatttaaacgagcaacagtatcagaccaaattaacaacactcc contains:
- the LOC118791669 gene encoding interleukin-8-like, whose product is MNTKVLLLLAAVTCVALAQTGRSGPRCVCRRVRDKFGPARAILDIQIYPPSASCDNMEIVVSLKNGVQYCLDPRMKKVQDLVSNLLSMKSAEPTALPEAETTDVWSPV